The following are from one region of the Acanthopagrus latus isolate v.2019 chromosome 2, fAcaLat1.1, whole genome shotgun sequence genome:
- the slc47a4 gene encoding solute carrier family 47 member 4, with amino-acid sequence MVECSDKLFCCRWVRHRVPLAYRDELYHILRMTGPLLLSRILTYLLPFVVTMFCGRLGNDVMAGYGLASATINVTTAATGCGLGLACDTLVSQTFGGKNLLRVGVILQRGIIILLLFCLPCWGLLINAEAILLCMGQDPNVARIAQLYITAFIPAVPAMFLHGLQVSYLQNQGIILPQMYTAALANIANVLTNYIFLYWLDLGVSGSAAANTLSQIYVCGFMFAWIWWKKLHVTTWGGWSVESLQEWGSYMKLAIPSTLMTCFEWWVYEFGGFFAGMLSEDELAAQHAVIMVAFITYMFPLGIQAAACARVGNALGAGDTARAILTSKMSLTLAGSFAVVEGLVLGSTKTVIGYMFTSDEKIVGLVSHLMDAYCFLQFFDGLVCVCTGIFLGTGKQKIPAVANFIGYYCIGLSLSVTLMFVAKLRVLGFWLGLLICVVVQSTFYIIVIFKLNWKRMTEEAVKRAQKKTHMALISTADDQTVSNGNSVEGYMSVSTESHDGNPGTQGGRGVQQLKGGRLSITQLILSRGLTMFAAVALLAVGASVHFLVPLPETSKANLTSEWINTTYSPDQIFSTVLLPTEESGLP; translated from the exons ATGGTGGAGTGTAGTGACAAGCTTTTCTGCTGCAGGTGGGTGCGCCACAGGGTTCCCCTGGCCTACAGAGACGAGCTGTACCACATCTTGAGGATGACAGGGCCTCTG CTGCTCTCTCGAATCCTCACGTACCTGCTTCCATTTGTGGTTACGATGTTCTGTGGGCGTCTGGGAAATGATGTGATGGCTGGCTATGGACTAGCTTCTGCT actATAAATGTTACCACTGCAGCAACAGGTTGTGGTCTGGGACTGGCGTGTGATACTTTGGTGTCTCAG ACATTTGGTGGAAAGAACCTGCTGCGGGTTGGAGTAATCCTTCAGCGGGGCATCATCATCCTGCTGTTGTTCTGTCTGCCCTGCTGGGGTCTCCTCATTAACGCTGAGGCCATCCTGTTATGCATGGGACAGGACCCTAACGTGGCCAG AATAGCCCAGCTGTATATTACAGCCTTCATCCCAGCTGTACCA GCGATGTTTTTACACGGGCTTCAGGTGTCTTATCTGCAGAACCAG GGTATAATACTGCCACAGATGTACACTGCTGCCTTGGCAAATATAGCAAATGTGCTGACAAACTACATCTTTCTTTACTGGCTGGATCTGGGTGTTAG TGGATCTGCTGCCGCCAATACTCTGTCACAGATTTACGTCTGTGGTTTTATGTTTGCTTGGATTTGGTGGAAGAAGCTCCATGTAACAACATGGGGAG gcTGGTCTGTAGAATCGCTACAGGAGTGGGGCTCCTACATGAAACTGGCCATTCCCAGCACGTTAATGACATGTTTCGAGTGGTGGGTTTATGAGTTTGGGGGATTTTTTGCAG GAATGCTGAGTGAAGATGAGCTGGCAGCCCAACATGCTGTGATAATGGTGGCTTTCATCACCTACATG TTCCCTCTCGGCATCCAAGCTGCAGCGTGTGCCCGTGTGGGTAACGCCCTCGGTGCAGGGGACACCGCCAGGGCGATCCTCACCAGCAAAATGTCGCTCACTCTTGCAG GTAGCTTTGCAGTTGTTGAGGGTCTTGTGCTTGGCTCCACTAAGACGGTGATCGGCTACATGTTCACCTCTGACGA GAAGATCGTGGGTCTGGTTTCTCATCTGATGGATGCTTACTGCTTCCTTCAGTTCTTTGATGGTCTTGTG tgtgtgtgcacaggcaTCTTCTTGGGCACGGGCAAACAGAAGATTCCAGCTGTGGCCAATTTCATTGGATACTACTGCATAGGACTTTCACTGAGTGTCACTCTAATGTTTGTCGCAAAACTGAGAGTTTTAG GTTTTTGGCTGGGACTTCTCATTTGTGTCGTCGTACAATCCACCTTCTACATCATAGTCATCTTCAAGCTGAACTGGAAGAGAATGACAGAGGAG GCTGTGAAACGAGCTCAGAAAAAGACGCATATGGCATTAATAAGCACAGCTGATGACCAGACAGTAAGTAATGGGAAT tcagtgGAAGGCTACATGTCAGTGAGCACCGAGAGCCATGATGGGAACCCGGGGACGCAGGGTGGACGCGGGGTCCAGCAGCTGAAGGGTGGCCgtctctccatcacacagctCATCCTCAGCCGAGGCCTCACTATGTTTGCAGCAGTTGCTCTTCTAGCCGTGGGAGCAAGCGTGCACTTCCTCGTGCCCTTGCCAGAGACTTCAAAGGCCAACCTTACTTCAGAATGGATCAATACAACATATAGTCCTGATCAAATCTTTTCCACTGTGCTGCTCCCAACTGAAGAGTCAGGGTTGCCTTGA